One Setaria italica strain Yugu1 chromosome II, Setaria_italica_v2.0, whole genome shotgun sequence DNA segment encodes these proteins:
- the LOC101767797 gene encoding ankyrin repeat-containing protein P16F5.05c: MGVEPAQPTPAAAAATTAEQAQDLIDAARYDDLEDVVTLFSAGVSLDSTDSQGRTALHMASANGHLAVVEYLIQNGANVNATNLEKNTPLHWACLNGHIEVIKALISAGASVSALNSHEKTPMDEAVTKGKMDVIDAIGAAVAQAELDGVTVS; the protein is encoded by the exons ATGGGCGTGGAACCGGCGCAGCCAacccccgcggcggccgcggcgaccaCCGCTGAGCAGGCTCAGGATCTCATCGAC GCCGCTAGGTACGATGACTTGGAGGACGTTGTCACCCTGTTCTCCGCTGGCGTTTCCCTGGACTCAACAGATTCGCAAGGCCGTACAG CTCTTCATATGGCTTCTGCCAATGGCCATCTTGCTGTGGTGGAATACTTGATTCAAAATGGAGCA AATGTTAATGCCACAAACTTGGAGAAGAACACACCCCTCCACTGGGCATGCCTCAATGGACATATAGAG GTAATCAAGGCTTTGATATCTGCTGGCGCTAGTGTGAGTGCTCTGAACAG CCATGAGAAAACCCCTATGGATGAAGCGGTGACCAAAGGCAAGATGGATGTGATCGATGCAATCGGTGCAGCAGTAGCCCAAGCCGAGCTTGATGGTGTTACTGTATCCTAA
- the LOC101768208 gene encoding uncharacterized protein LOC101768208 — MAEGLLRWLCVRRWRFRRGRRVARLVLWGGEARAAEPGRAVGEVMVEHAGRVVCRADGFRIGRPVPVLDIEDRLEADRTYLVVPVDRLPCGGVLTAASLAALSHGGGGGKGAGGGGKSSAAPAASLAGGSRSPFEYAKDEDGRTVIRVTEEFIVRAVTGGGNGKTRGGSGDNTDGCGALCSTPELRKHYELLVGAERGRPWSPQLDTIKERKGRRLVDVVSPGRLSPVRLLGMDKGLR, encoded by the coding sequence ATGGCGGAAGGCCTGCTGCGGTGGCTCTGCGTGCGCCGGTGGCGTTTCCGTCGGGGCAGGCGCGTGGCGCGGCTGGTGCTGTGGGGCGgggaggcgcgggcggcggagccCGGGAGGGCGGTCGGGGAGGTCATGGTGGAGCACGCGGGGCGTGTGGTGTGCCGCGCCGACGGGTTCCGGATCGGGCGCCCGGTGCCGGTGCTCGACATCGAGGACCGGCTCGAGGCCGATCGCACGTACCTCGTCGTCCCCGTGGACCGGCTCCCGTGCGGCGGGGTCCTCACCGCGGCgtcgctcgcggcgctctcgcacggcggcggcggtggcaagggcgccggtggtggtggcaagtcgtcggcggccccggcggcgtcGCTGGCCGGGGGCTCGAGGAGCCCGTTCGAGTACGCGAAGGACGAGGACGGGCGCACGGTTATCAGGGTCACCGAGGAGTTCATCGTGAGGGCCGTCACGGGAGGTGGCAATGGCAAGACgcgtggcggcagcggggaCAACACCGACGGGTGCGGTGCGCTTTGCAGCACGCCGGAGCTGAGGAAGCACTACGAGCTGCTGGTGGGCGCGGAGAGGGGGCGGCCGTGGTCGCCGCAGCTGGACACGATCAAGGAGCGGAAAGGGCGGAGGCTCGTGGACGTCGTCAGCCCGGGGAGGCTGTCGCCGGTGAGGCTGCTGGGGATGGACAAGGGGCTCAGATAG
- the LOC101768621 gene encoding uncharacterized protein LOC101768621 isoform X2, with product MGGGGGGGDLTPTSIPSSPSCSSEVLPPEFAEYVAVSPVSDDEESDECSVYDHAEVDARHFGRRLQDHLREAKEFIRRYKPGDCIEGAGGAKAGDYILPEITTLLLVGPRGAGKSTLVNRITRVFDKDDDPSAPDRAQVSGNSKSNGTVFLREYPVPRNSTAICIYDTQSLSCNPQNNFKTLQKWMTKGISHGEIATGDTNEGNNTKDIKPLGNQFSYLRCKTRKVNFVIFVVDGVSILQAIESNTEDYIDILRQTFMYPCLSIGDDKPVVVVTNGERLSIQQRACVQNKLVDLLGIPVQQIFDIPGSDDYQTDLAILDMLRYCIQHAEQNLPIKLSYLLEVRGRETFEIAAEQLMALDAVIEATIIFLCIVILLLRFSDKLLQS from the exons atgggcggcggcggcggcggcggcgatctcaCCCCCACCAGCATCCCCTCCTCACCGTCGTGCTCGTCGGAGGTCCTTCCTCCTG AGTTCGCCGAGTACGTGGCCGTCTCGCCGGTCTCCGACGACGAAGAATCCGATGAGTGCTCTGTCTACGACCACGCCGAGGTGGATGCTCGACACTTCGGCCGCCGGCTGCAGGACCACCTGCGGGAGGCGAAAGAGTTCATCAGGAG GTATAAGCCTGGGGATTGCATTGAGGGAGCTGGCGGAGCAAAAGCTGGGGACTATATCTTGCCTGAGATCACTACACTTCTGCTAGTGGGCCCTAGAGGTGCTGGCAAGAGCACCCTTGTGAACCGAATTACAAGGGTCTTTGACAAGGATGATGACCCTTCTGCACCAGATCGAGCACAGGTGTCAG gaaattcaaaatcaaatggtACAGTCTTCCTTCGTGAGTATCCAGTTCCAAGGAATTCAACTGCTATATGTATTTATGATACACAGAGCTTATCATGCAACCCACAAAATAATTTCAAGACACTGCAGAAGTGGATGACAAAGGGAATCAGCCATGGGGAGATAGCGACTGG GGATACTAATGAAGGCAATAATACTAAGGACATTAAACCATTGGGGAATCAGTTCAGTTATCTTCGTTGCAAAACCAGGAAGGTCAActttgtgatatttgttgttgacGGTGTTTCTATCCTTCAGGCAATTGAGAGTAACACGGAAGATTACATTGACATACTGCGTCAAACATTTATGTATCCATGCTTATCAATTGGAG ATGATAAACCTGTTGTTGTGGTCACAAACGGTGAAAGACTATCGATACAACAACGTGCTTGTGTTCAAAACAAGTTAGTAGATCTACTAGGCATTCCTGTCCAGCAAATTTTTGATATACCAG GATCTGATGATTACCAAACTGATCTGGCTATATTGGATATGTTACGTTACTGTATCCAACATGCAGAGCAGAACCTCCCCATTAAATTGAGTTATCTTTTAGAG GTGCGTGGGCGTGAAACTTTTGAGATTGCAGCAGAGCAGCTGATGGCCTTAGATGCAGTCATTGAAGCCACCATTATTTTCCTCTGCATCGTGATCCTTCTACTTCGGTTTTCAGATAAATTGTTGCAATCGTAG
- the LOC101768621 gene encoding uncharacterized protein LOC101768621 isoform X1 codes for MGGGGGGGDLTPTSIPSSPSCSSEVLPPEFAEYVAVSPVSDDEESDECSVYDHAEVDARHFGRRLQDHLREAKEFIRRYKPGDCIEGAGGAKAGDYILPEITTLLLVGPRGAGKSTLVNRITRVFDKDDDPSAPDRAQVSGNSKSNGTVFLREYPVPRNSTAICIYDTQSLSCNPQNNFKTLQKWMTKGISHGEIATGRDTNEGNNTKDIKPLGNQFSYLRCKTRKVNFVIFVVDGVSILQAIESNTEDYIDILRQTFMYPCLSIGDDKPVVVVTNGERLSIQQRACVQNKLVDLLGIPVQQIFDIPGSDDYQTDLAILDMLRYCIQHAEQNLPIKLSYLLEVRGRETFEIAAEQLMALDAVIEATIIFLCIVILLLRFSDKLLQS; via the exons atgggcggcggcggcggcggcggcgatctcaCCCCCACCAGCATCCCCTCCTCACCGTCGTGCTCGTCGGAGGTCCTTCCTCCTG AGTTCGCCGAGTACGTGGCCGTCTCGCCGGTCTCCGACGACGAAGAATCCGATGAGTGCTCTGTCTACGACCACGCCGAGGTGGATGCTCGACACTTCGGCCGCCGGCTGCAGGACCACCTGCGGGAGGCGAAAGAGTTCATCAGGAG GTATAAGCCTGGGGATTGCATTGAGGGAGCTGGCGGAGCAAAAGCTGGGGACTATATCTTGCCTGAGATCACTACACTTCTGCTAGTGGGCCCTAGAGGTGCTGGCAAGAGCACCCTTGTGAACCGAATTACAAGGGTCTTTGACAAGGATGATGACCCTTCTGCACCAGATCGAGCACAGGTGTCAG gaaattcaaaatcaaatggtACAGTCTTCCTTCGTGAGTATCCAGTTCCAAGGAATTCAACTGCTATATGTATTTATGATACACAGAGCTTATCATGCAACCCACAAAATAATTTCAAGACACTGCAGAAGTGGATGACAAAGGGAATCAGCCATGGGGAGATAGCGACTGG CAGGGATACTAATGAAGGCAATAATACTAAGGACATTAAACCATTGGGGAATCAGTTCAGTTATCTTCGTTGCAAAACCAGGAAGGTCAActttgtgatatttgttgttgacGGTGTTTCTATCCTTCAGGCAATTGAGAGTAACACGGAAGATTACATTGACATACTGCGTCAAACATTTATGTATCCATGCTTATCAATTGGAG ATGATAAACCTGTTGTTGTGGTCACAAACGGTGAAAGACTATCGATACAACAACGTGCTTGTGTTCAAAACAAGTTAGTAGATCTACTAGGCATTCCTGTCCAGCAAATTTTTGATATACCAG GATCTGATGATTACCAAACTGATCTGGCTATATTGGATATGTTACGTTACTGTATCCAACATGCAGAGCAGAACCTCCCCATTAAATTGAGTTATCTTTTAGAG GTGCGTGGGCGTGAAACTTTTGAGATTGCAGCAGAGCAGCTGATGGCCTTAGATGCAGTCATTGAAGCCACCATTATTTTCCTCTGCATCGTGATCCTTCTACTTCGGTTTTCAGATAAATTGTTGCAATCGTAG